In the Dasypus novemcinctus isolate mDasNov1 chromosome 16, mDasNov1.1.hap2, whole genome shotgun sequence genome, AGAAGCAGTGTCTATGGCCCATATAAATAGAAAGTACCATAAACTTTTCATCTCagaatcttcatccaccaccaaaatcactgttatacattctctagattattctctagtttcctatCAATTACATTTACTttcacagactacccctttcagccaatatttcatttataatcaccagtgttagttatactcagtaAAATTTGTTACTCTCaactcttcatttctacacttttacattaaaCAAACATTCTCAACACACCTTCTATTTTCTAggaacctatattctagagtttactTCTGTGAATTTACtcaatgtatttatttcatattagtgaggccatgcaatatttgttcttttgtgtctggcttatttcagacAATATACTATCCTTTAGGTTCATCAGTCTTGTCATATGtatcctgttttcttttctccttatgAGTGAACTCTAATAATCAATTAGAGACAAACCAATACCAATCatgttcaagctcttccaaaaaattgaacaagaaagaacactaccaatctcattttatgaagtcaatatcaccctaatacaaaaccaaatatagatattatgaaaaaagaaaattacagaccaacatcATTAATGAACATGGATGAAAAAATCCTtgacaaaatacatgcaaatcaaatccaaaagcacataaaaacttatacaccatgatcaaatgggttttatccaaggtatgcaaggGTTTTAAACCCAtgcaaatcaattaatgtaataagcAAAAATTAATAAGGAATTCCATATACTTTTGGTATAACTTTACtatactataaaacttttaaaaataattttttgtttgaaatgaaagaaataatacaaatggtcaaaaagcaaaacttggaagcaacccaagtgtccatcaaacaatgaatggaaaagcaaaatgtagtatatagctaaaatggaatactattcacacataaaaaaaaatgaagttatgataaCATGCAATAGCATCAGAGAAAATTAacacatcatattgagtgaaacaaaTCTAACTCaagaatacaaatattttatgaacttactgataagaaataaaaataagcaactTCATTGAGTCAGAAACTACATTACAGGTTGCCAGGAACTAGGATAGGGTAGGGAATAGTATGTTAAGTTTAAATTATATGGAGTTTCTTTTTAGAGTAGTGaaaatgttttgttaattgatGGTCATGATTGTAGCCCAATATGGTATATGTATTTAATAGCaaggaatatatttaaattttaaaagggacattttatgtaatatatatgttactagaaaaacattttaaaaaagaaacagcataGGAACCATATAACATAAACAGGGTACCCTAATGTAAACAGataatatagttaatagtataattataataaatttttgttatttgtagcaaatatatcacactaacaTAAAGGTCTCAGTTGTAGAgggatatatgagaactctgtattttctacatgattttcctattaatataaaatttttaataaaaatatatatcccaaAGGGAAACATATTAAACCATTAGAAATATAAATGCAATGAAATGATGTGATTTGAATGTATCCTATTAGTCCTTCTTAAgtgatattgatgtgggctatgggcgGGAGGccctttgtctctttggagataaccttaacctaagctatTTGACCTGACttatgggtgtgggatggtgagaggctgcagccctgcccttggtaaccatggcaacgactccagtcccaggaaacagttcatcaatgcaaactctatgaaatttaaatattcagggaaagtgcaaaccaaatgtgctaaaagcttatctagaatgtatgaagtccatgctaaaagcttacctaggatgtggaagataaatGCTAATTCAAGcgtattgagaactgaaacaaaaggaccatttggcatttcctctctgtataaaagggactcaaaaatcttgttctggactggggtttgaaacagaaagctcccagtccggctggccatcaataaatcatttttccttctcaaaatcattcctgattcctggtctttctatacgcaaataattgaacctctctcaaattctacaacaacatcATTAGGAGTTCAGGGACAATGATGGATAGGAAATGTAGGAATTATCCACATTTACCAATATCTTACAACTACATTTTTACATTAAATCCATTGTGCAGTGATGCTTTTAgcaaaatgttacagaaaaatatGTATCTTTCTACATGTATAACTTTATGTAGTCTCCTCTATAATTtgaccagttttatttttcctacaaGATAGGTTGACTAAAATCTTTTGAGTAGATTAATTGAATTTATTCAAATCAACTTTCTTTCAACAAGTAATGATGCCATTACAAGTTTGATTGAATtaaatgtgtctcttgtagaccaAAATATCACCTGTAGAGAAATCAGTTatcagggaaaaaatatttgcaatgaaatgaaaattatgttTGACAATTGACCAAATTGCAGCATTTCTAAGGAGAAATAATGGTGAGCAATCACAGGAATATCTGAAATCAGCATTCCCTTTGCATAACTAAGTCTAACAACATAAATTCCCAGAGGCCACTGCATGTCTTCTTGCAGAGTTTGTGCTTTGACAAAAGCAAATTGGTTAAAATTGATGTCCCAATTTTATTCCCTCTCTATCCAAAGTTGTTTATTATTTAGGAATATCATATCTTTGTTCCTGACAAACCCTTGAAAATTCCAGTCAACTTCCTACATCCAAAGAATTCCCCACTGTCTCTGCCCTGTAGGTGACTTGCAATATTTTATCAGCAAAGTATATGTAATTCCAAAGGTAAAGAGCAACCTTTCTCTAACACTAGAATTCTCATCAATTCCTTATTTTCATGCCTCTAACATCAGAGTCAGGTTCCTTAAAAAGCATTTACCTTTCCTGTCAAGAAACACCTCCCTATAGCCTTTCGTAGGGCTCCTGTGACATCCTTGTTCCTAAGACTGTAGATGAGTGGGTTGAGCATAGGGGTGAGAATGGTGTAGAAGGCAGACACAGCCTTGTCCTGTTCGGGAGTGTGGTAAGAGTGAGGCAGCACGTAAGTATACATGGCAGCCCCATAGAAGAGGCAGACCACTACCATGTGTGAGGAacaggtggccactgccttccGCCTCCCTTCCACCTCTCTCATCCTGTAAACAGTGATGAGGATCCTCGTGTAAGAGGCAGAGATGACAGAGAAAGGGATGAGAAGCATCATAATGCAGCAGACATACATGGCTGTTTCATAGACTGAGGTGTCTGTACAGGAGAGCTTCAGAAGGGCCGGGACTTCACAGAAGAAGTGGTTGATTTCCCGAGAAGCACAGAAAGGGAACAGCATGGTGACTGGGGTAAGCAAGAATCCATCTACGGACCCTCCCAGCCAGGCTGCCACCACTATCAGCAGACAGACCTTGCGGTTCATGAGGATAGAATAGCGCAGAGGGTTGCAGATGGCCACATAACGGTCATAGGACATGAGTCCTAGGAGGAAGAACTCAGCCCTTGCCAAGGTCAAGTAAAGGAAGTGTTGGGCGGTACACCCTGCAAAGGATATGGCCCTTTGGCCCACCCACTGGTCAACCAGCATCTTGGGCACAATGGTTGAAATGTACAGTATGTCCATGATCGAGAGCTGACTGAGCAGGAAATACATGGGGGTGTAAAGGCAGGAGTCCACTTCAATGAGAATGATCATGATAGTGTTGCTGGTGATGGAGATCACAAAGACGAGGAGGATGAGGGCAAATAGGAGCCACGGGAATCGGGTATTGCTGAACAAACCAAGGAGAACAAAGTCGGCATACATGGAATAATTGCCCCACGCCATAGCTCTGCAGgctacataaaaattaaatggaCATGACGTATAAAATTTTATGTCCTTCAGGTAAttgacatgaaaatatttttaacatagaATTTTTTGTTCAAGCACAAACTTAGAGTAACTTCAAAGTACATTAAGGAGATAAAATCAGAACCAGGTTTATTGAATTAGGATTAGGTTGTGGATAAGGAAGGAATACGTGGCACAGACTTACTCTCTTTCAGGGCTTGTTTCTGAAACTTGGAATCTTGTTTGAAAAATCACCCATTTCAAACATATATTTTGCACATGAAAGTATTACATTGACTTATTTTACAAAGTTTACACTATTCTTGAGCCATTGTACATTTGTAAATTTTGACTTTAATTTATGTTAATCAGGTGTTTGGAAAATAATCTAACATTAAAGAATAAATCATAAGTTTTCTAAGCTCTGAGAAGCATTTCAACAATTCATAGAAAAAGTTTATCAAGGACAAATAATGTTTAGGGTtaattggtatttttattttctttcatttagcagaAAAATCTTGATTATTTATAGCACATTAATATGATTAATAAATAACATTGATTaataaatgacttaaaaataGGAACAGGAATGGAAAGCATTAAACCTATTTAAGTAATATGAGAGGATAATACCTCCCAACAGAAGGACTTATTTGCTTAAACCTGCAGTAAATTCATGCATATATAACTATGTCCTTTCAATGATATTTTACCATATTTATGGACAAGTGACTTCTTTAAAGAACAACTTCTTTTGACATCACAAAAATCTGAATTCTGCAATACAGTAGCCAGGAGCCACATTAGATATTCATCACCTGAATCATGAGTGGTCTGAATTGAAATATGCTGCAAGCCAAAATTATAATTAGCTTAAAGACTTAGTATGAAAAAAGAATGTGACATGCAGATTAAATTTTTCATATTGAATACATGTCAGAATGATAGCATTTTGagttaaaagtaattttattaaataaatagatattaaattttgttacataaaaattttaaaaatcaatttcacctgttccttttttactttttgtagcatggcaacaagaaaataaattacctCTCTGACTCCCATCAGATTTCTACTTGACAGCTCTGCTCTAGGAACTTCCATTTCCCAGAATAAGATGGGTCCAAATGCCACTTTTCAACAAAGTACCCAAGAGCTCAATTGTCACAACACCAAAAATTAGAAAGAATTGAGCAAAAATTTCAGATGTATTAACAACTAAGAGAAGTAATGTCACGTTTTAGTGCATTCACCTGTAAATcatattaaaaacacattaataaAAGATTGCTAAATTATTAACAagtcttatttacttttttcctacaAGTCTAAAATATACTGGACAATTATTTTATCTACTCTACCGAGGTAAGCAAAATCAGAATTACTGAGGTTGAGTTATCTCATTGGCATATGACTTAACTTAGCCATTGGCAGTGTAATTGGTATATGTTGTTGTCTAGTAagtcaaaaatagaaataaattcacttattccataaatatttccTGAAACAGCCTGTGTAAGTCAAAGTTTTACTTTATGAATTGAATGTAAATGACATGGAGCCTGCCTTCAAGAATTGAGCAGATTTTGAGCCTTCATAGTATGAACAGCTGCAGATGCTCTTGAAAAGTGATTTTTATTAGGACCTCTGGGCTCTTCACTTCTCTCCGAAACATGGAAAAGGTAGAATATAAAAAGGGTAGAACACCATAAGTAGAGGAAGATGGAAGTAAAAGAAGCTGAAGTTCAACTTTTATTGATGATATATACATTATAGTTTTacagatttttcagctttctcattcttaaaatattactaacttTACATCAGTGATTTTCACTGTTTATTGTCCTGGTATGTGCCTGTGTTCTATTGCTGTCTTTGTTCCCAATGTGCTTAACCGTTGGGAAAATTAAAAGCAAGCATTCTGTAACAGTACATGTTATATAGATAGGAATGCTAACCAGCATTGCCTCACAAGTTTAATAAGATCAAGTTTCTCAAAGGGTTTGTATTAGCCAGCCGAAGGAAGTTGCTGATGAAGGTACCAacaatcttttggcttttataaaggctatttatttgaggtaaaagcttacaattacaaggtgCTAAAGACTGCAACTCgaggttgatttctcacccaaagtcatttaccacatgttgaagcaagatgcctGGCGATGTCTAAGAGTGTCcagtcttcctcttttctcttacgGTTCTgtgggaccagcttcttccagtctcagctgtaggctggagggcttgttcctttctgggctttctcaacTGCTCAGGGAaatggtctcttcagctgcaaactatcaggcaaatgaagTTTTCTCCTCTGCCTTAACTTCTATTGTGTCTGTGTAGTGATCAGCATTCTTGTGTGTCTTCTTCTATGTGAATATCCATTTATACAgtacaccaagggggcagagactcaaccctgaATCACCCTAATGAAGTGAttgaatcaaatccctaatcttgttttaatcaagtaaacataaaacctttgaatttaatcaaaaggtatCAGGACAAAAATAAGAGACAAGTTGACAACCATAATCTATATCTCCTTTCTGGAATTAATAAGTAATATAAAAATGCTACAGAACTCTTTTCATTATTCTGGTATACATTCAAAGGAGAGTAGATGGCTAGCAGAGACCAAGCACATTGACTCGCAGTGGCTCATTAGGTTTATTAAAGCCTGAGAGAGATAAATGAACACCAAAATTTGCCTTTCAGAGCATAAGCATCCCCATCCCTTACCAAGAATATTCCTGGCACTAACTCTTACTTAATGAGACCCTGAAGAACTCCCAAGCATTCCTTACAAAGGGGAATGGAGATTTGACTGGTACTTCTTCATATTTTAAGAGCATTTTCCTTCCACTTTGTCAATATTGATGGATGCcccacattaaaaataatataaagcagTGTATAAACCTtaaagaatatttggaaaatgaaaaagtagaATGACCATGTCTGTGGAAAGTTTTACAATTTGTTACAAATTCAAGTTTCATATcatatgcaaaattttaaaatgacaacttttaaaatattgctctCTGATTACTAAGAAATTTTAAGAcatatctatttttgtatttatattacttCTTTGGGGATTTCATTTGTTTATGGCATTTGcccatttatatatttagaattatCACAAACCTTTATTCTTATATAAAAAAGGTAGTCTTTAGGTTAAGATATTAATTGTAACTATTTTTCTCCAAATAGTTACTTTCAACTACAACAATTTTTAGACTGAATGTTTGAACTATTCATGTGGCTAAGATATTTCATTGTCCTTATATATTTTGAGTTTAATGTGTAGAATCAATCCTCATTTGACCTATGACAAGTATGTAATTCTACTTTATCCAGTTATAACAAAtactaaaatatataatattttaattaatctaGAATCCATTTTGCTCTTTGGTGTAAATTGAGGAATTCTTTAaaagtacatatatttaataaatttgtCCTTCATATCATTCCAATAAACTctaatttctcattttttcaaataaacaGAATAGCTCCATTATGCGTGAATGACTTACTGTGGTATATCACTTCTCTAGCTGTTGATTTAAGGTAagtatcatattgagtgaaatcaATTTTAACCCTTGCTGCATCTTTAAATTCTGGTGTGAatcatggattaaaaaataagagagagatgatgatggtTAGTCTTAGGTCAAATGATAAAGtagtaatatttaattttttggaacttgtttctcttctttctatATCTTTTAATTCCTTGTAATAGCAGATACAATAGGAGGTAGTAAGAATTTGGCAATGGTTTTTATTATATACTGTGATTCTCTTGTCAGACTCTGCCCTGTGTCAAGGAGTAGCTGTAAAGAAGGGTACCAACTAACACAGAAGAGGTTTGCATGATAAAAAGCTAAATTAGGCAGAATAGGTGGACAACAGACATAATTAGGGACTGTCCTACGCAATCATGGAAGAAAGGCATCCTTTGCTTCAAGCCATTTATACTCTATGTAATGTAACTATTATCTTTCCTCCCCTGCAGCATTTGCATATGAATCCTCACCCCTTCTTGTGAagtaaatgacatttaaaaaaataaaaccgtttagagaatatttaaaaaggtagaGGAATTTTTGTAACAGCAAAAATAACTTCTTTTGTCTTGAAAGTAGAAAGAAGCATTGTTACCTTCTCAGCTGCGTATCAGGAGAAATTGAAATTTCCCTGTTTTCCCCATCTCCTCTCATGCCTGAAACATATGCAGCCATGGCATTCATGTATAGTTTTGTGACCACGATGCCAGGATTGGAATAAGAAAGTATGATTTTGCATCCTATCTTCATCATTTACAAGTTTCTGAATGCTGGCAAGCCACTCATTTTCTGACCTAGCTGACATAGGAAAGTGAGGTTAGAACAATTTTGTGGAGGATATTTTAACTGAACTACTTTAGAGATTTTATGAAGTACCTACAGAGGAAAAATAGTACATAGAAATTGACATAGCTATGCACATTTCTAAATCATATAAATGAACATATTTTTCAAACAATGAGACATTTGCTGAATCTTTACACTGAAAATAAAAACTGTAGAGAATTTCCCTGATATATGCATTACAGAATCAAATCCAGCATATCACCTCATAGACGAAATGAATCTGAAATATATTAAACTAAGAAGAGTAGTACAGATTCATGGATACCTAAAATTACAATGAACAGACTTGCCAGCATCAATATTCCCCAATATTTTGTTGGTTTAAACCAACTTTCCAGTAAGTAAATCTTAAACAACTATATTTAAGAATCTGATATTTAAAACACTCTGTGATCGATTGATATAAAATCCTCAAAGTTACTTACTTCACACAGAGGTCCCTCAAATTTGATTATCTGAATCTGAAGGTCAATTACCTATTATTCAGGGAAAAACCTTACAGAATTTAAGTATTAAATAGActtattcagcatttcttttttctagtaAGTGTGAACAGCTGAAAGGCAGGAAATCAGACCTTCCAAATTTAGGGCTTTTCTTTCTGAAGCAGAAGAGAGAAGCTTAAataaacaaagaggaaaaaagaaggacTTCACAGTCAAGGAGTAATGATGGATTCAAGGCATGGAATGATGCCATGTCAACATTTCATGTTGTTGGCATAAGGGTAAGGGCCAGTCCATGACCTGCATGTGATACTTTAAAATAGAGGAGGAAAGGCAAATAATTCAAAGATCAAAAGACTGACCAGACTGAGTTCTTAAGTTCCATACAAAGATGGTGCAAAGGAAGGTTATATCACTTACGTTATGTAGGTTGTTAAGAACAAAGAGACCAAGGGATTTAAATAGGAGAGCTCATTTGCAACATAGTAGTGTGTTAGTCCTCTCATTTAGAAGGAGAAATGACATAAGAATATCAGTCTCTGGGGCTCTTTGTCCCAGGCCTACAATTATAGAGTTCACCTAAATGTGATATGTTCCTTcatcttattattatttattcagaACAAAAGTAACCTTTTAATTTACAAAGAATTATAATAATTAAACTTTCCCAAGTAAATCACACTCTGGTTCCCTGCACTCAAATTAAAttaccctttttttctcttttatattgcTCATGAActtttttgttttacctttttgcATGACCAATCTTTATGCATCCCTTTCTtgaatcattaaagaaaaatataggaagtAATGTCTTACTCAAATATTGCATACCTGGATTGAATCTTTCACTTCAGTACTCAATTGGTATAAAATCATTGTGTATTtcatattgttgtggaatttaagagaagttcaattatttgagtatagagaggccaggactcaggaatgattttgagaaggaaaaatggtttattgacggccggccggactcgggagctttctgtttgaatcccgagcccggaacaagattttcaaacgtcttttatacagagaggaaaggccaaatggtccctttgtttcagttctcaataggcttcaattagcatatatctctttcacatcttaggtaagcttttagcaaggactccagacattttagataagccttggtttttgcatttcccctaaatacttaaagtttatagcccttgctttgttaaacatttcctgggactggagcctgctgtcaccgtccctaagggcaggactgcagcctcttaccgttccacacccacaagtcaaacaacttagttatttctgaagagacacaagtcaaacagcttagttatttctgaagagacaaagagccttccacccatagcccacatcattccccccctttgtcaaagtttacttgctaagctttggcataattattgttgtagctatgaggtggatgactgtttgttgtcttgactgattatttatcagtctttagtacagcatcaaggaccgtttttagaagtttagaacttttcattctggacagcagaatcttgggcaggggcctcctgcagttattctgctgccactggcactcacgtggatttccagtcaggttccagatccatctattacttttattttactcttaaagagtttacacctttaatttaaaaggggtgctgaagggagacgatctcttttctgtaactgcttcctgctggccatgggctgtagtcattgcctaataaggtgtaaaaactctttaatttattctaactggaggaagatggatctggcattctgtacaaagttggatgaagttttcatatggttaataagatgttcactctgaaagaaacaaacttaattaaaaatttggaatacccgtttttaaaagaggacacattggattacagagatagacaagattagatgcctataaagatggcattccttaaaagctggtgggaacagcatatatattctttttttaagttatccatctttagagagaaattgcaacagacacttagctttgtctgaagacacattccaagctgttcaatgattgacactcattcgctctgtcagatgctcctggtgaactggcactccttgggcaactggcttcactcaggattagaacactaatttggaaatactcttagttttcacctgtgagagtgatcagaactacagaataaagatttttacaccttggttttcattgtacaatttctagcaattttgacttgttcaataggtgactcaccatcagcaagcaagcctcacttttgctaactgagactggctgagactgccaccttattctatagacatgttattaactgtttagaaaatgattttaccaggaatttaacatgtctaatatacttctgcacttgatccaaaatagaaaagataacattacaattattaggcatatatttagtacaggataaaagtacagcacttaatattaactaatgtattacttaatgcataaagattcagagttgccattattagttttgagtttcaggtttgtaatactttacatgttatctctccatgagagcaggccataatgccaattgtgtttaagttttacttacagtctccaggtatcatggctccacttagcatgttcttcaacgcagt is a window encoding:
- the LOC101417896 gene encoding olfactory receptor 2T27 is translated as MAWGNYSMYADFVLLGLFSNTRFPWLLFALILLVFVISITSNTIMIILIEVDSCLYTPMYFLLSQLSIMDILYISTIVPKMLVDQWVGQRAISFAGCTAQHFLYLTLARAEFFLLGLMSYDRYVAICNPLRYSILMNRKVCLLIVVAAWLGGSVDGFLLTPVTMLFPFCASREINHFFCEVPALLKLSCTDTSVYETAMYVCCIMMLLIPFSVISASYTRILITVYRMREVEGRRKAVATCSSHMVVVCLFYGAAMYTYVLPHSYHTPEQDKAVSAFYTILTPMLNPLIYSLRNKDVTGALRKAIGRCFLTGKVNAF